One region of Salvia miltiorrhiza cultivar Shanhuang (shh) chromosome 3, IMPLAD_Smil_shh, whole genome shotgun sequence genomic DNA includes:
- the LOC131015715 gene encoding probable serine/threonine-protein kinase PBL19 isoform X1 → MKCFYYFKDRSRTRLQKSAPILKDDTKSDVSDAERITKSSCSATSIPELYSEKAPNLRVFSFSELKHATNNFSRLLKIGEGGFGSVYKGTIKPLDGNSTDPIVVAIKKLNRDGFQGHKQWVAEVQFLGVVEHPNLVKLIGYCGVDGERGIQRLLVYEYMPNKSLEDHLFNKAYPPLSWDARLQIVLGAAQGLAYLHEDLEIQVIYRDFKSSNVLLDEQLKAKLSDFGLAREGPEAGHSHVSTAVVGTYGYAAPDYIETGHLTSKSDVWSFGVVLYEMLTGRRSLERDRPKSEQKLLEWVKQYPADSRKFGMVVDQRLQKDYSLNAARKMAKLADACLVKSAKDRPKMSKVVESLKQIVQLTLAESPPAPAKYADDEDEAAAPAKPMGAAESAKRRIAHLAKISEHIGGVSRRRFMIMHRANVT, encoded by the exons ATGAAGTGTTTCTACTACTTCAAGGATAGGAGTAGGACCCGATTGCAGAAATCGGCTCCAATCCTCAAAGATGACACCAAATCTGATGTCTCTGACGCTGAGAGGATCACCAAATCTTCGTGCTCCGCTACTAGCATACCCGAATTATACTCTGAGAAGGCTCCCAATTTGAGAGTTTTCAGCTTCTCTGAGCTCAAGCACGCCACCAATAACTTCAGCCGATTGCTTAAGATTGGCGAAGGCGGTTTCGGGAGTGTTTACAAAGGCACCATCAAGCCTCTTGATGGAAACTCTACCGATCCTATTGTTGTTGCTATCAAGAAACTCAACAGGGATGGCTTTCAG GGTCATAAACAATGGGTAGCAGAAGTGCAGTTCTTAGGCGTTGTGGAGCATCCGAATCTGGTGAAACTGATCGGATACTGTGGTGTGGATGGCGAGAGAGGAATCCAGAGGCTGCTCGTGTACGAGTACATGCCCAACAAGAGTTTGGAAGATCATCTCTTCAACAAGGCGTATCCACCGCTCTCATGGGATGCTAGGCTGCAAATAGTGCTCGGAGCTGCTCAGGGATTGGCTTATCTTCATGAAGACTTAGAAATTCAG GTTATATATCGAGATTTCAAGTCATCAAATGTGCTGTTGGATGAGCAGTTGAAGGCGAAGCTCTCGGACTTTGGGCTGGCCCGGGAGGGTCCTGAAGCCGGCCATAGTCATGTGTCAACCGCGGTTGTGGGTACATACGGATATGCTGCACCGGACTACATAGAAACGGGGCATCTGACCTCAAAGAGCGACGTCTGGAGTTTTGGAGTAGTCCTGTACGAGATGTTGACAGGCAGGCGGTCTCTGGAACGAGACCGCCCCAAATCCGAGCAGAAGCTGCTGGAATGGGTGAAGCAATACCCTGCAGATAGCAGAAAGTTTGGGATGGTAGTAGACCAGAGGCTCCAGAAGGACTACTCGCTCAACGCAGCTCGAAAGATGGCCAAACTAGCCGACGCGTGTTTGGTTAAAAGCGCCAAGGATCGACCAAAGATGAGCAAAGTGGTGGAGAGCTTGAAGCAGATAGTGCAGCTTACATTAGCAGAAAGCCCTCCGGCTCCGGCTAAATATGCAGATGACGAGGACGAGGCTGCAGCTCCGGCCAAGCCCATGGGGGCGGCCGAGTCCGCCAAGAGGCGCATTGCGCACCTTGCTAAGATTAGTGAACACATTGGTGGAGTGAGTAGAAGGAGGTTCATGATCATGCACAGAGCTAATGTCACATAA
- the LOC131015715 gene encoding probable serine/threonine-protein kinase PBL19 isoform X2 has translation MHDLNLEDKIMKCFYYFKDRSRTRLQKSAPILKDDTKSDVSDAERITKSSCSATSIPELYSEKAPNLRVFSFSELKHATNNFSRLLKIGEGGFGSVYKGTIKPLDGNSTDPIVVAIKKLNRDGFQGHKQWVAEVQFLGVVEHPNLVKLIGYCGVDGERGIQRLLVYEYMPNKSLEDHLFNKAYPPLSWDARLQIVLGAAQGLAYLHEDLEIQVIYRDFKSSNVLLDEQLKAKLSDFGLAREGPEAGHSHVSTAVVGTYGYAAPDYIETGHLTSKSDVWSFGVVLYEMLTGRRSLERDRPKSEQKLLEWVKQYPADSRKFGMVVDQRLQKDYSLNAARKMAKLADACLVKSAKDRPKMSKVVESLKQIVQLTLAESPPAPAKYADDEDEAAAPAKPMGAAESAKRRIAHLAKISEHIGGVSRRRFMIMHRANVT, from the exons ATG CATGATTTGAATCTGGAAGACAAGATAATGAAGTGTTTCTACTACTTCAAGGATAGGAGTAGGACCCGATTGCAGAAATCGGCTCCAATCCTCAAAGATGACACCAAATCTGATGTCTCTGACGCTGAGAGGATCACCAAATCTTCGTGCTCCGCTACTAGCATACCCGAATTATACTCTGAGAAGGCTCCCAATTTGAGAGTTTTCAGCTTCTCTGAGCTCAAGCACGCCACCAATAACTTCAGCCGATTGCTTAAGATTGGCGAAGGCGGTTTCGGGAGTGTTTACAAAGGCACCATCAAGCCTCTTGATGGAAACTCTACCGATCCTATTGTTGTTGCTATCAAGAAACTCAACAGGGATGGCTTTCAG GGTCATAAACAATGGGTAGCAGAAGTGCAGTTCTTAGGCGTTGTGGAGCATCCGAATCTGGTGAAACTGATCGGATACTGTGGTGTGGATGGCGAGAGAGGAATCCAGAGGCTGCTCGTGTACGAGTACATGCCCAACAAGAGTTTGGAAGATCATCTCTTCAACAAGGCGTATCCACCGCTCTCATGGGATGCTAGGCTGCAAATAGTGCTCGGAGCTGCTCAGGGATTGGCTTATCTTCATGAAGACTTAGAAATTCAG GTTATATATCGAGATTTCAAGTCATCAAATGTGCTGTTGGATGAGCAGTTGAAGGCGAAGCTCTCGGACTTTGGGCTGGCCCGGGAGGGTCCTGAAGCCGGCCATAGTCATGTGTCAACCGCGGTTGTGGGTACATACGGATATGCTGCACCGGACTACATAGAAACGGGGCATCTGACCTCAAAGAGCGACGTCTGGAGTTTTGGAGTAGTCCTGTACGAGATGTTGACAGGCAGGCGGTCTCTGGAACGAGACCGCCCCAAATCCGAGCAGAAGCTGCTGGAATGGGTGAAGCAATACCCTGCAGATAGCAGAAAGTTTGGGATGGTAGTAGACCAGAGGCTCCAGAAGGACTACTCGCTCAACGCAGCTCGAAAGATGGCCAAACTAGCCGACGCGTGTTTGGTTAAAAGCGCCAAGGATCGACCAAAGATGAGCAAAGTGGTGGAGAGCTTGAAGCAGATAGTGCAGCTTACATTAGCAGAAAGCCCTCCGGCTCCGGCTAAATATGCAGATGACGAGGACGAGGCTGCAGCTCCGGCCAAGCCCATGGGGGCGGCCGAGTCCGCCAAGAGGCGCATTGCGCACCTTGCTAAGATTAGTGAACACATTGGTGGAGTGAGTAGAAGGAGGTTCATGATCATGCACAGAGCTAATGTCACATAA